One Echeneis naucrates chromosome 16, fEcheNa1.1, whole genome shotgun sequence genomic window, GGCGAAGTTCTCAGCCTGCTTACGAGTACCGATGAGCTGCACGATGGCAAAGAACTGCTGGTGCCCGTCGTACTTTTCCTGCTTCTCCAACACCAACATGAAGTGGAAGCCGAAGCAGGACTGCATCATTACCCAGTCCACCGCACCAGGCAGATTGATGTCCGTAGCCAGGAACACGATGTCCTCCCCCTGGACAAGGACAAACAAGTTACAAAACACTACATGGTCATCTGCCATCACTGCTACAGATTCTATATTGGATGTGTGCATGTTGAAGTCAACGGAGAAGTGGCACACAGTGAAAATGATGGAAACTGTCATGTCCTGAAAACCATCAATTCAGGACAAAGAGCTatgaataatgcagagaaaCAGCTACACCTACAATCTGATCTTTGTTAAATGCAGTTTGGTGTTCCactaacttttattttatatttatttttccatgaagcacataaaacacaagcagcaaagTAAAAATTGCCATATGACTGCATGTCTCTGCCAACCAGTTGAGTTTCAGGGAGTACAGTCAAAACCTTCCTTTCTGTTCCACATTTCAAAGCAGAACTTTAAATCACAGATGACACTTTCTTTATAAAAGGTCGATGTAACTTTTGACCACCAAACCCAACAACACATCTCATCtctgaaaccaaaacaatgtCATTCACAAATTTTAAGAAAATCCttcatcccaaaaaaaaaaaaaaaacaaaaaaaaaaaaacaaaaacaaaaacacacacacagcctctgacCCTGGGTGATGTCTGCATCGAGGCAGTGAAAGCTACTTCGTAAGACAATTAACCAGTCGGGTTAACCAAAACAGCGGAAGTGCTTGTACAAACATTACTGGTGTTTTCCAGAGCAGTTTCTTGTGTTGGTTATTAAGCTGCTCTGTTGTTCATAAGCTACAGATGCATGCTGTTTAACGGGAAGCCTGAAGGATGTCTTCCTGTGCCTGTAACTGATGCGACCTCATCAGATCATCTGGACAACACAACAGCCAACAGGAAATGCTGTGCTCTCTGCCCTGATGAAGAAAAACTGGGTAACTTTAAGCCTGCTAATGTCCCTCTGTGCCTCAGAAGCCAACGACAAGACAGATGCTGCAGACTGCTCATATTGCTTTAAATGTCTGTAATTATAGAGATGAGCTGTGTagacaaatgaataaataaattaaaaaaaaggacaggaaGATAATGAAACAATGAAGTTAAAATATGTAATCAATTCATGCATATAATTGTAATAGAACAAATGTCCATTAGCCGTGTTTACATGGGACAGTATTCGCTATCAAATTAAGTTAGAGGAGGGTGATACGGGCCgagaagagctgctgcagaaacacactgcaGTTGCTTTATTGAACCAAATGTCTGACCTGCAGTGTAGTGATGGATTTGTGCTGGTGCATCAGATGAGGCATGACAGCGTCCAGAGAGCCCTGCCACTTGCATGAGGCGCCAGGGCAGGGGCAGGAGTACGGCCGAAACTCGCAGAGCTCTTCGTGCTCCGTCTTGTCGGTGTGTGGCAGCGTAACTTCGCAGCCCGATGAGGCATACTTGCAGGGGAAGAGTACAGAGTTAGCCACCTTTTCCATGGCAAGGTTCCTGATGGAGCCCAGGGGCCCTCGGCAGGTGGGGCAGCAGGTGAGCTTGGGCCGGCAGTTGGAGCATACCTGGGAAGGGACAAATAATACAAGTTAGTGTGGCAACTATAGTGAGTTTAGTAATGAATACATCTCCCGTTTATATGATAGAGCTGTTGAAATGCTCAGCTCACATTTTAGCAAGTGCTCAGAGCCCTTCACTTAAATCTCTAACAGTTTTTTCCCTTCATGGGGGGCCCTGAAAATGGCATTGTTTTTGCTATCATTACAATAAATTGCATGTCCATTTAAGAGATAAGTAGTTCTgcatgacacaaacaaaaagttgtAGAAACATTTTCCTAGCATACAGGATCTGATTGAATTGAAATGCAGTCTGAAAGAAATTCTTTTGGTTTTCAAAACTATGGAAACAAATCCTTCTACTGAATGGAAAACTTCTGAACACGAACACTGATGGTAAGAATGAATATTAGATTAAAAGAACATTTCTACTCGAGGGGGAAACTTGAGAATGATGCTGATTAATTCAAGATGTCCTTTAACTTTATGGAATATTACACTgaaattttacaaaattaaaaatgaatgaatacctTGATTAATTTGTTGCAAACAACATATGTGGCGACTTTCCAGACTGGACAATACATACCAGGTGTCCGGACTGGCACTGCAGGATGGGGGGCAGGACATAGTCGAAACAGACAGGGCACTCAAACAGGCTGGCCAGGTCACTGTTGGAGGCGGTGGTGCCTGACAGGGTGGGCACACGCTGGGAGGGTGGGCACTTAGAGGTTCCTGTGGGCAGCGCGGTGGCAGTCTGGCGACTCATTTCtggaaaaagcagaaatctttaaaattttcagcagaatGTACTAAACAATGCATCTAAtggcaacatgaaaacattaggGCAGATGAAACTACAAATAATTTTCTTTGACCTCTGGAGCTTCCCTTAGCTTGAAGCAGCTTCATAGCAAACTTTAGATCCTTGTTTACCCAGCGTGTAAATTCCTCTTCTGATTCATTCACAGTTTTCAtaatgtggggggaaaaaaaaaaaaaaaaaatttattatttgGCTCTTATTTGGTCATTCCAGACCAGAGCAGGATGTGTCCATCAGAAGTTGCTACAGACAGATCAGACACAGATCTATGTGAGCGAATGTGGGATTAAGTTCATTATGGGGGTGTAACACACAAACCAATAGAAGTTAGCCACACATCCTTCTTCCTCATCATGTGAGTGTTTCAGGCTGTACAAGCTTTCACAGCAAACATCTTACCACGCTGGGTGTCTCCATTCTTATCTTCTGTGAGTTGCGCCATTGTTTATAGTTCTCAGCTTTCAAAGACAAGCTGAACCAAAACCCTCTGTACAGAGTGTTTACCCAcatataataaacaaacaatcatCACAGACCTACAATGTATGGACACACATCCTGATCATGTCTGGATCAACTATCATACAAATCCAGAGTACCGTGATGCCTTTCAGAAAGAATCACTCAAATCATGTAAACTAGTCACTTCCTAATTGAGTGTAGCTGCTATAGGCAACACTTTAGCTTCGAACCATCTATGCTGCCGTCCTATTTCTGTAGATGGAAATAAAACCTCAGTTTGGCTGGAAACataacagtgtgtgtatgtgtgtgtgtgtgtgtgtgtgtgtgtgtgtgtgtgtatgtgtgtatatatatatatatatatatataaaaaaaaaaggtgtgtatGACAAGACTTCTGTCGGCTACAAAGGGCATATCTGTTTTTGTCCAGACAGCAAATAGGAGCTGTTCAAATTCTCTTAGTCACAACCAGACAGTAAAGTGAACTCAGAtgtgtgtggggtgtgtgtggggtgtgtgtgtgtgtgtgtgtgtgtgcacacgtgtgaagctgctgtttcCAATCGTGCTGTGCAGTTGCCTTGGTAACAGGTTTGTGATTAAGTATGGTATGGCTTGTGGagcaaagaaaaggagagggtAGAGAAGAGGCCAGTGAAAATGATGGGGAGGGGAGTAGGAACGTGTTgaaaagggaaggaaggagggggcTGGAGGAGATGATACCAAAAGGGAgtgggagaagggaggaggagtgagACAGCAAAGTTTAGAATCAAGTAGGCCAAGTACATAGGAATCGGAATATGTTTGACCTTaaataaaacaactaaaacCCTTTAACCAAACACGACGACGTAAAAACAGCAGTGTGCTTAGAAggcagaaagaagaggaaggaggaggaggatgtttCTCAAATCAGATCTTTTCTGGGTAGTGTCGGGGTTTGGGTGGGGTTGATTGTGCATGGCCATGTCTCCACCTACCCCTGCACAGTTCGTCCTTTTTATAGCCCTACCCACAGACAGATGCAGCGCAGGGAGACCCAGAGCGAATGTGAAAAGAGGGGAGGATAGTATGTGTGGGAGGTGAAGACAAGGGAGGAGAATCAGGTGGTCGGATAGTGCAGCATTATGTGGACAGCCAACAAAGCCAACAAGAAGTTCCAGTGTGGCTACAAAGGAAGTATTTCTGTGATTTGTGATTTCCTGACACTTCTGACCAATCCCAGATGGTTTTAGAGTCATCCAATAACCATAAATACTAAGTGTTTTTATCTACATCATAATCATTGCCTCTTGTGTCTAGCTCGGTAGCTGGCAGCATTGCCAGCAGGCAGGGCTGCTCGGGTAAAGCTTCTCTGCACACTCATGCCAACAGCAGAGGCACAAACTGGATCTAATGAAAGACTATTAGCTAGCTGTCCCTGTTCCTGGCTGCCTATAAACACATCTGCTGGTAGGAAGATAGTGTCTTAGCAGCTATTTATAGATCTTCTTAGCTAGCTAGCACGCTAGCAGCAGCGCTAAGAGCAATGGGACAAAATTAGCTCAGGACATCCAGCCAGTCCAAGCCCAGGGTCACAGCCAGCTAGCATGTGGCACTGCATATATCTAACATTGGACGGCTTGAAACAGACACTCAATAGTTCGGCCAATCCATCTTAAAGACAATGCTCATAAGACAAAGTTATAACTACAGAGAGAAAGTCATATACTGTACAGCTGCATCAAACATATATAAGCATCTATGTATCtaaattcattttattcataaaaatatttaaaatcgCATGTTTCCTTAAATGTTCCCTGTAAAAGatgtatttttaatcaaaaagttaataaaatgttgtaaaagtacaaagtttTCCCACTATAGCATCAATATTAACTGAATAAGTTTAACCTTTGATCAGTTCACATCGACAGTGAGCACCAATACCATAGACTATATATGGACTCAGTGTAGGGCATTTTACCCTCACTTAAAAAGCCTTGATAAGGGCACAGCAACTTATCACAGAAGTGGAGGCTGTCTGccagttctgtgtgtgtgtgtgtgtgtgtgtgtgtgtgtgtgtgtgtgtgtgtgtgtgtgtgtgtgtgtgtgtgtgtgtgtgtgtgtgagagagagagagagagggaacgaGATTGAGAGAACGAGAAAGGACATTTGTGTTCTTAGACAGTACCAAGTGGCTGTAACCAGACAAATGAACCACTGCAGTCCCTTCTCATGATTTGTGTGAACATTGGAGACATGACTGTCAGTGGTGGTCAGGTAGAAATCTGAAAAGTGTCAATCTGGAGATCTAGATTGGCTGTGGccataataacaacaacatcaaattatccaaagagatgctgatttatgGTCACGAATAATGGGCTAATACTGTGTTGAACAAAGAATACCGGCTGCAGCTCAGACCTGATGTATGTCTGAACATACTTTCCCTGAAATAGAGCAACAGTGGACCTCAGCCGAGAGGCCAGGACAGGGGgcacattttacagttttagaGCTGAGCAGAGCTGCCAAATCCAAACCCACTGAGACTATATGAAAACATCTTGTTCGTTTTGTTATTCAGCCATGAGGGTGTCATCTGTGTAGGGATGCTGATGTATAGTCAACTTATTTGAATGTTGGCAAGGCATCATCATTGCATGCAGCTTGCCATGGCTCCACAGTAATGTttaaaagagggaggggggaggggaaaaaaaaaaaaaaaacaaagctaaagaTGGTGTGATTAATATATTGCTTCTGACTGATGGAGTTTGACAAGCAAATTTCAAACTGAGATATTTAATCACACTGTAAGAAAACAATTTAAGTTTACTACTGACAAAATTTGCTCATCTATTTAACAGCAGGTCCAAAAGCTAGTTGGCAGCACTTAAGGCTCACTAGTAGCAGCATGCCCAGTCAAAAAGGGTGCATGGAAGGATAAACATAGCATCACTTGTTTAGCTGGCACATGGCGCCCAAGAATTGACACTAAAGTACTGATAAGCAAGGCACAGTAccattttgttattaaaaaaaaaaagaaaaaaaaaaaaagaagaagctttGAAATTGATTTCGAGTCCGAGTTtcagtttaacaaggctttttgtttttacttcttaaaATGTGGACACTGCATTTAACAGCTCATTCGGGATGAGactatttcaaataaaatgatgcaCCTTATCAAAAGGGTACAACAAAGGCCAAGTGTTCCCAGGCTGGGAAGTTTACCAGTCAACAGGCCAATGTTTTCTTTAACCAGGCAGGTAAGAATCAACTTGGGTGggctgttttaatttacttATACAGCATCAGGGTTTTTCACTGATTGAAAGTTCCAGTATTTCCAGAGATTTAAACTATAAAAAGGGGGGCACAGGAGCCTTGCAGAGGCGGGACAGAAGGAAAGAGATGACGCAAATATGCTGCATGAGGTAAAAAAGAAACGCA contains:
- the siah1 gene encoding E3 ubiquitin-protein ligase Siah1 isoform X3, whose amino-acid sequence is MSRQTATALPTGTSKCPPSQRVPTLSGTTASNSDLASLFECPVCFDYVLPPILQCQSGHLVCSNCRPKLTCCPTCRGPLGSIRNLAMEKVANSVLFPCKYASSGCEVTLPHTDKTEHEELCEFRPYSCPCPGASCKWQGSLDAVMPHLMHQHKSITTLQGEDIVFLATDINLPGAVDWVMMQSCFGFHFMLVLEKQEKYDGHQQFFAIVQLIGTRKQAENFAYRLELNGHRRRLTWEATPRSIHEGIATAIMNSDCLVFDTSIAQLFAENGNLGINVTISMC
- the siah1 gene encoding E3 ubiquitin-protein ligase Siah1 isoform X1, which translates into the protein MRKKKYDPLFCGVLRATATVCGFHGKDRGNDCAGGLHECSTPMSLVQVNLKTASIALQAPPWSFLSRLFPCVAKRRVSKTEEVPTFQEKTKASFGNLMDEEMSRQTATALPTGTSKCPPSQRVPTLSGTTASNSDLASLFECPVCFDYVLPPILQCQSGHLVCSNCRPKLTCCPTCRGPLGSIRNLAMEKVANSVLFPCKYASSGCEVTLPHTDKTEHEELCEFRPYSCPCPGASCKWQGSLDAVMPHLMHQHKSITTLQGEDIVFLATDINLPGAVDWVMMQSCFGFHFMLVLEKQEKYDGHQQFFAIVQLIGTRKQAENFAYRLELNGHRRRLTWEATPRSIHEGIATAIMNSDCLVFDTSIAQLFAENGNLGINVTISMC
- the siah1 gene encoding E3 ubiquitin-protein ligase Siah1 isoform X2; translated protein: MFWIIRTESHGLILNCSTTDFCVRGLWKLLYEVPTFQEKTKASFGNLMDEEMSRQTATALPTGTSKCPPSQRVPTLSGTTASNSDLASLFECPVCFDYVLPPILQCQSGHLVCSNCRPKLTCCPTCRGPLGSIRNLAMEKVANSVLFPCKYASSGCEVTLPHTDKTEHEELCEFRPYSCPCPGASCKWQGSLDAVMPHLMHQHKSITTLQGEDIVFLATDINLPGAVDWVMMQSCFGFHFMLVLEKQEKYDGHQQFFAIVQLIGTRKQAENFAYRLELNGHRRRLTWEATPRSIHEGIATAIMNSDCLVFDTSIAQLFAENGNLGINVTISMC
- the siah1 gene encoding E3 ubiquitin-protein ligase Siah1 isoform X4; the encoded protein is MDEEMSRQTATALPTGTSKCPPSQRVPTLSGTTASNSDLASLFECPVCFDYVLPPILQCQSGHLVCSNCRPKLTCCPTCRGPLGSIRNLAMEKVANSVLFPCKYASSGCEVTLPHTDKTEHEELCEFRPYSCPCPGASCKWQGSLDAVMPHLMHQHKSITTLQGEDIVFLATDINLPGAVDWVMMQSCFGFHFMLVLEKQEKYDGHQQFFAIVQLIGTRKQAENFAYRLELNGHRRRLTWEATPRSIHEGIATAIMNSDCLVFDTSIAQLFAENGNLGINVTISMC